The DNA region ATTTAGGGCATTAATACTGATGATTAGATTCTTCTGGCATTCACTGAAACTGCCAGAAACAAGAAGTTAACAAGAACCTTATTTCATACAAGCTTccaatttctttttgcttcctccatgtgcactttcagcagttttgtttcattcaaaCCCATAAATCCAGTATTCATTCGTACttctggcattcagccagggcGCTTCCATCTCATCTTCTAGCACACAAGGAAAcacttcatattttcttctaCCCATAAAACTATATATTCTCACTCTTGGCACAATCTCTTTTGAGATCATAAATCAAGTAAcataagaagaaacaaatacatacaGACACAGGTTTAGAATTAGTTTCTCTAAAGACATATTCCTTGTCTACCTAGTCTGGGCACTACCGTCAACTCCCATCTCAAGCAAACATTCAATTTATCCTCTTCAGGACTCCACCAGATGGCTCTACGCGAAAGCATCAAGGACCATCAAGGAGAGACCTGCTATTACAGCGTTTCAGTTTACAGAAGCACATACCAGGCTGTATGATTTCTGGAACAATGTGTGGTGCAGGTAAATTAAGTTTGGACAGATCAGTCAGGTTGGGAAGTCCTGCTGGTAATGGCATCAGACCTaaaagaagaatggaaaaattacagctgaaaaaactgggttttttctgtttctgaaatctTATTGATCActtaaagttattttatattgctttaCATCTTGATTATCATTTTTACATCTAAGAATGCAAATTCAcctgaatttcagcttttaacaTGTATAGTGAAAACAGACACCTATTGCAGGAAGTCTGGACTAACAAATGTATAAACCAACCTTTCAGATTGTTTTGAGGAATTTTATTTCAAGGAATTAGTAGATTTGCATTCCAAGTTCAGCTTTTAACAAAGGTAGTTATTTCACTGCAGCACCGTACCAGAAGCCCTCCATTCCTAATTTGAATGGCATAACATAATTATAGGATGAAATACATAGTATTTCTGATCTCTAATTTTGATTATTATTAGTCTTTCTACTTAGTTATAACTagaattaaacacaaaaatatatagaaTAGGCAAGACAAAGTAACTTTCAAAGTCAGAAAGGActgaaaacaagagaaacaTGATGAACACAACACACCCCTTTCGATCATTATGTTTGCTATGGAACACATTCCTGCCTTAGATGAGCTGCATTTCTGGGAGAAGGGCTCTATTCCTACTTTGCGTTTAGCTCAGAGAAGGctaattctgaaataaactgTTGATACTACAGCAATAAGATGGAGAAAAGTCTTACAGCAAGGCCACCATACAtagaatttcatttaaaaacgTTACCTTTACCTACCTGTGAATTCAATTAGCCACAAAGACTGACATAATCTGACTCAAAGTGCTTTAAAGCTCAGCTACAAGCAACTTTGGtttgaacatttttaaaaatctgaaaaaagctGAGCTTCACACAAATTCACTCAAATTTTAAAACCCCTGTATATTTAATACTTATAATTTCACTAGTGTGGCTGCAAATGGCAAAAAATATTCTAACCgctttcaaaaaataatacTACTCAGAACAAGGTGAAAGGAAAATCCATATTTTGGGGAAAGGGGTGGGTAGGGGGCTGGAGAAGACTACTGCGTTAACAGAAGCTGAACTTCTTAGTAGTTCGCCATTTTATCTAAGCAGTACAAAATTATTAAGTTCGCTGCCCTTGTTTGCATGCACTTAGCTCTACCacacttttttttatgttaCGGAGCATACCTCCAAGCATTACTTAAAGCTTTTGTGCACATCTTCACCTACTTGTTTCATACCatacaaaacataaaatacaacTCCTTCAGTGTTTTGGAACGCATGACAGTTCTGTGCCAGCACACCAACTACACAGCAAAAGCCTGTACAATCCTCATCTTACCCACTGTGAAAAATTCGGGAAAAATTCGGGAATACTACTGCTTGAAATGTTCATTATTATCAGGCACACTACTTTGTAGACAGACTCTTACTTTTGTTATACCAGTTTAAATTAccaaataattcagaaataacaACTGCAACATACAGTTCTATATTGTTAGCCCTCCATTTATGCTAGGAAGAATGATCAAACTGAGTATTAAAAAGGAGTTTCCTAAAATGGAAAACTTTTATAggtgaaaggaaagcaaaaaatatgcaaaacatGCCTTCTCAGATCTTCCTTCTGTCATGATGTCAGTGCAAAGGACAAACCAGAAACTGAAGttatttgcaaaaatatttttgcaaaatacaatTTATGAACTGGGGAAAGTAACAATATATCCATGCAATGTTGCCAATATCAAAGCTAATACCTTCCTAAGAAATGTTGAATGCTGCACCTATTGTGCAGGGGGGCCTAAAAGGTAAATGATTGTAAACTTTGTTGCCAACTCAATCCTCTCTGCTACAGACACCCTATGCACCtactcttaaaaaaacaccacacaaccaccaaaccaaaactccTAACATTGTAGAGGTTGTAGAGAGATCTTCACCATGACACGTGCAAGTTGCATGAAGTTATACCCTCCCACACCacaaaaagcagtggaaaagaCAGCTCCCTTCCCTTGCTCCCTtaagatttttgtttcagaaacattttaagaaattttacCTACTCACCTGGTAATGTAGTTGCTGGATTAACTGGTGGCACAGAGGTAAGGGACTGACTGACTTGTGGTGGTAATAATGGAACCGTTGGAACACCTGAAGGAGTACacaggaaaacattaattttaagcATACAACACTTCAGCTCCCTTCCTCAAGAAGTGCAAATAAATAATTGCTTGCAGGAGAATTACTACCTGCCTTAActataaaatgttaataaagaaaaacagtatcctaaataatatgtattttatttctgatagaattttttgctattattttgtgAGCAAGTAGGGCACAATTACAGTACTCTAGCACTTTGTTGCCAGGAAGAGTTTGAGAAGAGAGAataaaattttctctttctttcttctataAAATTTTTAGAAACATCTGTGATGCAAAAGAAGTCAGAAAACCCCATGCATTCCAGAAATCAGTTACTTGCATACTAACCTGTACTGAGAACATTACTGACAGTAGTTGAAGGTGAACTAATAGAAAGTCCTGAAAGACTCTGCTCGAGGCCTGCTGACCCCGGGGGTAATGCAGCTGAGGGATTAACTGATGACAGCTGAACCTTATcgaaaggaaaaaagaaagttacatCATTAGGGTTTGTAATGGACCAACAGAAGCACAAAAGCAATACAACATCATAATCCATTTTTACCAAGCCAGACAAGTGGCTAACACTTACCTCTGTGAAGCCATCTTTGAGGGGACTGAGAGATGCACTAGGCAACTGTCCTGGGAgagaaattttctttccctcttcaaaTGGACGTGTAGGTATCCTATGCAAATACCCATACCCAATGCCACATCCTAGGCTTTTAAAACATGAACATTTAAAAGTCAGTGAAGTGATCTTACAACTACAGTCTCCATAGCAAACAACGAACAAATGACTCAAGATGCCAACAAGTTTCAAGGTAAGTTCTGTCCAACTTTCCCCTTCCCACCGCCCCCAAATATTGACTCATTTTCTATGGAGAAACAATCAATACAAGacaaattaaaggaaattatgTAGCTTTTAGCAATAAATATTTagcacaaaataaatttcattgtTATTTAAACCAAGTAGCTATATCAGGTACGCAGCTAGGCATTTAACTCTCATCAGTTATTTGCAATCCTCTATTCTGGCTACTGCACAATACTTTTTAAGAATATACTACAGCCTAATGAGTACTTAAGTCTAATGCAGAAAGCAACCATCGCACTTTATGCATTTCTGCACTAACTAATTTACTGTgagaatacacacacacacattagtAACTAAACCTGAATTTCAAGGAAATATATACTTTATTATATCAGAATGCCTTTGATAAAACAACACTTTTCCTGTTTGTAGAAAACTTAAGCAAGCAGCTTTTAGGCTAGTGCTATAAGGTGGTCATCCCCATAACACACTGTCTCCTTACCTGCCTTCTCCACCCCAGGCAGAATTTGGAGTAATCACCACTTCTCGACAATTATCTGTGTCTGCGTTGTACACATAAAGTTTTAATGGCTTTGCTTCATATGCTTCAATAAGGGAAAAGAGATCTACAGACTGCAAAGGAGTAAAAACAAGTAAGGGCTTTCTTGTCCTTATTTTATCATTTGACATTAGAACGATCATCTTTCTAGTCCTAAGTTTCTGGAACAGAACCTTGTAACTGCTACATGTTGCAATcgttgcagtgctgctgttttatCACAAGGCCAACTTTAATATGTCCTTTGCTAGCGCAACTCAAGGTATGCGGCACAACACAGATTTCAAATCTGctatttgaaatattaatattagagtacaaaaaaagtttctatcTGACTTCATGAAGATATTTAAGAGCAATTTTTAATTCCAGAATTGCATTTAAGCACAAGGAAGAGGCACCATGCCAGAGCTTCTTCCTCTTTGCATTAACTTACATCCATTAGCACTGAAAGAGACAGAACCAGAGATGTTTCAAACTGCCCTGgtacaacctttttttttttttttttaaaatcaaaatcttatttttatatacttacCTCATTCATAACAGTATCTGCTCCAATGATATAGTCACTATGAGGTCTAAGTCCAGCTAATGCAGCAGGAGAATTTGGTTCCACCTCCTAGTTTTAAGATGGAAAGTTACAAAATGCTACATGTCAGGGTGCAGCAGGACAGTTAGATATGTACCTCACACAAGTTTTGAATCAGACAGACAAACTGGTCAACTTTTCAATGCAATTAGTAGAACAGTCACTGAACTAGTGAAACAGTGGCTAGATAACAGTCTCTTCTGACACCATTACAAGGAGCTCTGAGTATTGTACAAACCCACTGATGTAAATACAAGATCTGATAAAATACGAACAGACATACAGTTCTAGTTCAAAAGTCTTTCCAAACCCAAAATCAATGAAGACAAAACAGACCAGTTTGGTCTCATGGCTTGTAAACCCCCTTGCAAGTTACTTATCAGTAAAAAATATAAAGTTTAACAGTAAGCAgtgttgaagaaaaatatttggaagtcCGTACGTACCAAAACATGCCACACATTTTCATTGGCCCCGTCAAAGCTGCAGAAGCGAATGCTCACACCCAGCAGGCCCTGTCCACCCCACATATTGCTGGGGGTCACTGATGTTTCTCTCAGCTCCAGTGTTTTGCTACTGTACACCAGcatttttacaggtttttcaACATTTGCTTTCAACAGGTCCTTGAGAGTGTCATTGTCTTTATTCTGCAAATGTTCAAACAAGAGCTTGGTTTAGTGTTTTAACACAGCAAGCATCCAGTTCTATAGCACTGCTTTTATATTTCAAAGGTCCTATAAACACCATGCAGTATCAGAATATGTATCTACAGCTATAGTATAACAAGCTTTCAGTCCCTTCACAACTCTAGAATACAACTCTGGCGAAAACCTGGATTTCACAATAAACAGGTCACACGTTCCAAACATGAAAGCACTTGAATTA from Falco biarmicus isolate bFalBia1 chromosome 8, bFalBia1.pri, whole genome shotgun sequence includes:
- the GORASP2 gene encoding Golgi reassembly-stacking protein 2 isoform X2, with amino-acid sequence MLVYSSKTLELRETSVTPSNMWGGQGLLGVSIRFCSFDGANENVWHVLEVEPNSPAALAGLRPHSDYIIGADTVMNESVDLFSLIEAYEAKPLKLYVYNADTDNCREVVITPNSAWGGEGSLGCGIGYGYLHRIPTRPFEEGKKISLPGQLPSASLSPLKDGFTEVQLSSVNPSAALPPGSAGLEQSLSGLSISSPSTTVSNVLSTGVPTVPLLPPQVSQSLTSVPPVNPATTLPGLMPLPAGLPNLTDLSKLNLPAPHIVPEIIQPGLPSLPSLPPLNLTGITPLSMPPKCVPLLPLVTEASTVPAYLLPSITQAGSFTVNPGTTVNVEQTSTLTLDSATPTCKATIVDRSSESSTVNKKTSGVTDTQASKS
- the GORASP2 gene encoding Golgi reassembly-stacking protein 2 isoform X1; amino-acid sequence: MGGSQSVEIPGGGTEGYHVLRVQENSPGHRAGLEPFFDFIVSINGSRLNKDNDTLKDLLKANVEKPVKMLVYSSKTLELRETSVTPSNMWGGQGLLGVSIRFCSFDGANENVWHVLEVEPNSPAALAGLRPHSDYIIGADTVMNESVDLFSLIEAYEAKPLKLYVYNADTDNCREVVITPNSAWGGEGSLGCGIGYGYLHRIPTRPFEEGKKISLPGQLPSASLSPLKDGFTEVQLSSVNPSAALPPGSAGLEQSLSGLSISSPSTTVSNVLSTGVPTVPLLPPQVSQSLTSVPPVNPATTLPGLMPLPAGLPNLTDLSKLNLPAPHIVPEIIQPGLPSLPSLPPLNLTGITPLSMPPKCVPLLPLVTEASTVPAYLLPSITQAGSFTVNPGTTVNVEQTSTLTLDSATPTCKATIVDRSSESSTVNKKTSGVTDTQASKS